Proteins encoded by one window of Hylaeus volcanicus isolate JK05 chromosome 7, UHH_iyHylVolc1.0_haploid, whole genome shotgun sequence:
- the LOC128879879 gene encoding NPC intracellular cholesterol transporter 2-like encodes MLRETILVFATLLALAYATQVNKCGRAEKFADGNQIRITNCDEQPCKLKRRTTQTIEQKFVADKDIENVVHAVSAIVLGVPLPFVGVDGTSACSSISNLDGTPAGCSLKKGQEYIYKRDFDVLQIYPTISMVIHYALMDGNHTVACFEVPAKIVK; translated from the exons ATGCTGAGGGAAACGATACTCGTTTTCGCGACTCTGTTGGCGCTGGCCTACGCTACCCAAGTCAACAAGTGCGGACGTG CTGAGAAGTTCGCGGATGGGAATCAGATTAGGATAACCAATTGCGACGAGCAACCATGCAAGCTGAAGCGCAGAACGACGCAAACGATCGAGCAGAAGTTTGTGGCTGACAAAGATATTGAGAACGTGGTACACGCGGTAAGCGCAATAGTTCTGGGCGTACCGTTACCGTTCGTTGGCGTGGATGGGACCAGTGCATGCTCGAGCATCAGCAATCTGGATGGCACCCCTGCGGGATGCTCGCTGAAGAAGGGCCAGGAGTATATCTACAAACGAGACTTCGACGTCTTACAAATCTATCCTACG ATCTCCATGGTGATCCACTACGCGTTGATGGACGGAAACCACACGGTCGCTTGTTTCGAAGTCCCGGCGAAGATCGTCAAGTGA